The following proteins are encoded in a genomic region of Drosophila miranda strain MSH22 chromosome 4, D.miranda_PacBio2.1, whole genome shotgun sequence:
- the LOC108163111 gene encoding solute carrier organic anion transporter family member 5A1, with protein sequence MSAKRSSGSGAQHIEQYTNPSFEQESSDPPQATGAVVAAATVTGTGTGTGNGNATATASAPAGGSHIHIQSSNSNASDASTTHRKGHRRQESMYQMTGLYSETNSGDDSSIDAALGDPQDPQSRSSLPPTSAPAAAAAAASVDSVMVKCHSRQASAGKCPADEEEDYDEEQFRSGDCGILNCRPNSIQRFARIKIFVLLLSLLVMMQQALSSGYINSVITTIEKRFEIPSSYSGLIASSYEIGNVITVIFVSYLGSRRHIPVWIGIGAVIMGIGSLVFMVPHFTGEPNPGIAILNKTSDNICRSALVRDQDMDLGRLSSGLSNQPLAPHTLREDNCLEGKASTTGPVLLFVLAQLLLGCGGSPLFTLGTTYVDDHVRTESSSMYIGCMYSMGAFGPVVGFLLGAYLLSFHMDSLSSATISITPGDRRWVGLWWGGFLLCGVILLVVAVPFFSFPKVLAREKKKIRKSSVVQPVLPNNSVVAGGGGSVGGVGAAVVATDELGKVVKKVEIVAVTSKEEQQQLPPKVDTGYGKDIKDIPKSMLRLVKNPVYIVTCLGACMELMIVSGFVVFLPKYLETQFSLGKSQANIFTGSIAVPGACIGIFLGGCILKRFQLKPKGAVQFVLITNVICLACYAMLFFLGCDNLKMAGTTIPYYTSNKGGSTLEQPFQVNLTAACNFGCECLTSEVEPVCGNNGLTYFSPCHAGCTAFSSSSNYTNCACVHANISSSIYRGAGGSQAQALSAREDFAEVTVVPVATAGPCATPCRTIYPFLILLFFMTFLVASTQMPLLMIVLRSVSEEERSFALGMQFVIFRLFGYIPAPILFGNLIDSTCLLWKSSCGEKGGRCLIYDIEKFRYKYVGLCASVKLVALFIFIVDWWLVRRRRQLEKTKPLNASDPIIGSIISLDKLFEEKLSGAEPAAGFVGGAGELIIPTDILRHSRNDSRTMQMDYCYDKCGHVVPPTNTCNQPQTKSKKHFRSASCDVKMIKSFARDHNSSSGPADAAGQEAGAGSSSKYKNLKKFQAHTRNHSTDLHDNSQPIRYIQNQLRPQDCAEEEDDDELTTGCGHFVKKHSRNHSYDQIYMPNNIRFDADFLRHSHPHHNPKKNVNVLKNVVAETCGKLKNSNEMEAGGGGSGSRGHSRNNSKDLNTKSASGAAPSSSGQPAAEQPTASTGLSVLRHRRTNSKDLNYTMLAEVTPPSAAAPAANVNRGGGAASHQQQQHHSRNTSHHKIQIDDDRNELINDNYEEEDRSSSLRL encoded by the exons ATGTCGGCGAAACGTTCATCCGGATCCGGTGCCCAGCATATCGAACAGTACACGAACCCCTCCTTCGAGCAGGAGTCCTCCGACCCCCCACAGGCCACAGGAGCCGTTGTCGCCGCCGCGACTGTCACGGGAAcaggcaccggcaccggcaacGGCAACGCGACTGCCACAGCCAGTGCCCCTGCCGGtggcagccacatccacattcAGAGCTCCAACAGCAATGCCAGCGATGCCAGCACGACACATCGCAAAGGTCACAG GCGGCAGGAATCGATGTACCAGATGACTGGACTCTACTCCGAGACGAACAGCGGCGACGACAGCAGCATAGATGCCGCTCTGGGGGATCCCCAGGATCCCCAGTCCCGATCGTCGTTGCCCCCCACAAGTGcaccggctgctgctgctgctgctgcatcggTGGACAGCGTGATGGTCAAGTGCCACAGTCGGCAGGCGTCGGCGGGCAAGTGTCCGgccgatgaggaggaggactaCGACGAGGAGCAGTTCCGGTCGGGAGACTGCGGGATCCTCAACTGCCGGCCGAATAGCATCCAGAGGTTCGCCCGCATCAAGATCTTCGTGCTGCTGCTCTCGCTCCTGGTGATGATGCAGCAGGCGCTGAGCTCCGGGTACATCAACTCTGTGATCACGACCATCGAGAAGCGCTTCGAGATCCCCTCCAGCTACTCGGGCCTGATCGCCTCCAGCTACGAGATCGGCAACGTGATAACCGTGATCTTCGTCAGCTACCTGGGCAGCAGGCGGCACATCCCCGTGTGGATCGGCATCGGGGCCGTCATCATGGGCATCGGTTCGCTGGTGTTCATGGTGCCGCACTTCACCGGAGAGCCCAATCCGGGCATTGCCATCCTGAACAAGACCAGCGACAACATCTGCCGCAGCGCCTTGGTGCGGGACCAGGACATGGATCTGGGGCGCCTCTCCAGCGGCCTCTCCAACCAGCCGCTCGCCCCCCACACGCTGCGCGAGGACAACTGTCTCGAGGGCAAGGCCTCCACCACCGGCCCCGTGCTGCTCTTCGTCCTGGCCCAACTGCTGCTCGGCTGCGGCGGCAGTCCGCTCTTCACCCTGGGCACCACCTACGTGGACGACCACGTGCGCACCGAGAGCTCCTCGATGTACATCGGTTGCATGTACAGCATGGGCGCCTTCGGGCCCGTGGTGGGCTTCCTCCTGGGCGCCTATCTGCTCTCCTTCCACATGGACTCGCTCTCCTCCGCCACCATATCGATCA CTCCTGGCGACCGACGATGGGTGGGTCTCTGGTGGGGTGGCTTTCTGCTTTGCGGCGTCATCCTGCTGGTGGTGGCCGTGCCGTTCTTCTCCTTCCCCAAGGTGCTCGCTCGCGAAAAGAAGAAGATCCGCAAAAGCAGCGTCGTCCAGCCCGTGCTGCCCAACAACTCCGTGGTGgccggtggcggtggcagtgtCGGTGGCGTTGGCGCTGCGGTGGTGGCCACCGACGAGCTCGGGAAGGTGGTGAAGAAGGTGGAGATCGTGGCGGTGACCAGcaaggaggagcagcagcagctgcctccGAAGGTGGACACTGGCTACGGCAAGGACATCAAGGACATACCCAAGTCTATGCTGCGGCTGGTGAAGAACCCCGTGTACATTGTGACCTGCCTGGGGGCCTGCATGGAGCTGATGATCGTCTCGGGCTTCGTGGTCTTCCTGCCCAAGTATCTGGAGACGCAGTTCAGCCTCGGCAAGAGCCAGGCCAACATCTTCACGGGATCCATTGCGGTGCCCGGGGCCTGCATTGGGATCTTCCTCGGCGGCTGCATCCTGAAGCGCTTCCAGCTGAAGCCCAAGGGCGCCGTCCAGTTCGTGTTGATCACGAACGTGATCTGCCTCGCCTGCTACGCGATGCTATTCTTCCTGGGCTGCGACAACCTCAAGATGGCCGGCACCACGATCCCCTACTACACCAGCAACAAGGGGGGCTCCACGCTGGAGCAACCCTTCCAGGTGAACCTCACGGCCGCCTGCAACTTCGGCTGCGAGTGCCTCACCAGCGAGGTGGAGCCCGTATGCGGCAACAACGGGCTGACCTACTTCAGTCCCTGCCACGCCGGCTGCACGGCCTTCTCCTCCAGCTCCAACTACACCAACTGTGCAT GTGTTCACGCCAACATCTCGAGCAGCATTTATCGCGGGGCTGGCGGTAGCCAGGCCCAGGCTCTCAGCGCCAGAGAGGACTTTGCCGAGGTCACTGTGGTGCCGGTGGCCACGGCAGGACCCTGTGCCACGCCCTGCCGCACCATCTACCCGTTCCTCATCCTGCTCTTCTTCATGACCTTCCTGGTGGCCTCCACGCAGATGCCGCTGCTCATGATCGTCCTGCGTTCGGTGTCCGAGGAAGAGCGCTCCTTTGCCCTGGGCATGCAGTTTGTGATCTTTCGACTCTTTGGCTACATCCCTGCCCCGATCCTCTTCGGCAACCTCATCGACTCGACCTGCCTGCTCTGGAAGTCCTCCTGCGGCGAGAAGGGCGGTCGCTGTCTCATCTACGACATTGAGAAGTTTCGTTACAA ATATGTGGGTCTCTGTGCCTCCGTGAAGCTGGTTGCCCTGTTCATCTTCATCGTGGACTGGTGGCTGGTGCGACGACGCAGGCAGCTGGAGAAGACCAAGCCGCTGAATGCCAGCGATCCGATCATCGGCTCCATCATCAGCCTGGACAAAT TGTTCGAGGAGAAGCTGTCGGGAGCAGAGCCTGCCGCTGGCTTCGTTGGCGGCGCTGGAGAGCTGATCATACCCACAGATATATTGCGGCATTCGCGCAATGACTCGCGCACAATGCAGATGGATTACTG CTACGACAAGTGCGGACATGTGGTGCCGCCCACAAACACGTGCAACCAGCCGCAGACCAAGTCAAAGAAGCATTTCCGCAGCGCCTCGTGCGACGTAAAGATGATCAAGAGCTTTGCCAGGGATCACAACTCCTCGAGCGGGCCGGCCGATGCCGCGGGACAGGAGGCCGGcgctggcagcagcagcaagtaCAAGAATCTCAAAAAGTTCCAGGCGCACACCCGGAACCACTCCACGGATCTGCACGACAATAGTCAGCCCATACGGTACATCCAGAACCAGCTGCGGCCCCAGGACTGtgccgaggaggaggacgacgatGAGCTGACCACCGGCTGTGGCCACTTCGTGAAGAAGCATTCGCGCAACCACAGCTACGATCAGATCTACATGCCCAACAACATACGCTTTGATGCGGACTTCCTGCGGCATTCCCATCCGCACCACAATCCCAAGAAGAACGTGAATGTGCTCAAGAATGTGGTGGCGGAGACGTGTGGCAAGCTAAAGAACTCCAACGAGATGGAGGCCGGAGGAGGAGGCTCTGGCTCGCGTGGTCATTCGCGCAACAACTCCAAGGACTTGAATACCAAAAGTGCCAGTGGAGCAGCTCCATCGAGCAGCGGACAGCCTGCAGCTGAGCAGCCAACAGCCTCGACGGGACTGAGTGTCCTGCGACATCGTCGCACCAACTCCAAGGATCTGAACTACACAATGCTGGCAGAGGTGACACCGCCTTCAGCTGCTGCACCCGCTGCGAATGTGAatcgaggaggaggagcagcaagccatcagcaacagcagcaccactCGCGGAATACGTCGCACCACAAGATCCAGATCGACGACGATCGGAACGAGCTCATCAACGACAACTATGAGGAGGAGGACCGCTCATCATCTCTGCGTCTGTAG